In a genomic window of Brassica rapa cultivar Chiifu-401-42 chromosome A10, CAAS_Brap_v3.01, whole genome shotgun sequence:
- the LOC103847529 gene encoding LOW QUALITY PROTEIN: protein trichome birefringence-like 21 (The sequence of the model RefSeq protein was modified relative to this genomic sequence to represent the inferred CDS: inserted 1 base in 1 codon), with the protein MIRPCTIVLKQTMELPLFAALQRTPRVALTLSFVLFSLTIVPALYSLLANPISPLLVSSSETDGPFPSDHMHLSPLNSPSVRTISPVNSPLHAPYHTRHQKSSSGKIPSPNISPIPVPPDHTLSRHQHSSSNQSPSPVNGSIPAPLNSSSVTTSKSRTQIRDNEQRCDLFNGEWIPNDESPYYNMTCWAIQEHQNCMQFGRPDTGFMRWRWKPDGCDLPIFDPNEFLEMVRGKSMGFVGDSISRNQVQSLLCLLSRVEYPEDISSSPDIAFKVWNYTSYNFILHVMWSXFLVKTTKPDPTDPKSNFFSLYLDEYDNKWTSQINQLDFLIISSGHWFYRPLIFYENEKLSGCQYCSLPNTTELPLHYGYTKALRTSLRGILENFTGLAIRFLLK; encoded by the exons ATGATAAGACCATGCACCATAGTCTTGAAGCAGACAATGGAGCTTCCTTTATTTGCAGCGCTTCAAAGAACACCACGAGTTGCACTTACATTATCATTTGTTCTATTTTCCCTCACAATAGTCCCTGCTTTATATTCTCTCCTAGCCAATCCAATCTCACCTCTACTAGTCTCATCATCCGAGACTGATGGCCCCTTTCCATCGGATCATATGCATCTCAGTCCTCTAAATTCTCCATCTGTTCGGACTATTTCACCTGTGAATAGTCCCCTTCATGCTCCATATCATACAAGACATCAGAAGTCTTCATCCGGTAAGATTCCTTCACCTAACATTAGTCCAATTCCGGTTCCACCTGATCATACCCTTTCGAGACATCAGCATTCTTCATCCAATCAGAGTCCCTCACCCGTCAACGGTTCCATTCCCGCTCCACTCAATTCATCCTCAGTCACAACTTCAAAATCAAGGACGCAGATCAGAGATAATGAACAGAGGTGTGATCTTTTCAACGGTGAATGGATACCAAACGATGAATCTCCATACTATAACATGACGTGCTGGGCGATACAAGAGCACCAGAACTGCATGCAGTTCGGGAGACCAGACACAGGGTTCATGAGATGGAGGTGGAAGCCGGACGGCTGCGACCTCCCCATCTTTGATCCTAATGAGTTTTTAGAAATGGTTAGAGGGAAGTCCATGGGGTTTGTTGGTGATTCCATTAGCAGAAACCAAGTCCAGTCTCTCTTGTGCCTTCTCTCTAGG GTGGAATATCCTGAAGACATTTCTTCTTCACCAGATATAGCTTTCAAAGTATGGAACTACACATCCTATAACTTCATTCTACATGTCATGTGGT CATTTCTAGTGAAGACTACTAAACCTGACCCTACAGACCCCAAGTCCAACTTCTTCAGCCTCTACCTCGACGAGTATGATAACAAGTGGACGAGTCAGATCAACCAGCTTGACTTCCTGATTATATCATCAGGCCACTGGTTTTACCGGCCTCTAATTTTCTACGAAAATGAAAAACTCTCCGGATGCCAATACTGTTCGTTACCAAACACAACTGAGTTGCCTTTGCACTATGGATACACGAAGGCTTTAAGAACATCTCTAAGAGGTATACTCGAGAATTTCACTGGTTTGGCAATTAGGTTCCTACTGAAATAA
- the LOC103846376 gene encoding probable endo-1,3(4)-beta-glucanase ARB_01444 gives MLKKVRRKVKAFVTKPFKKPNKTRPSRPPSPEPPPPPTSPLPQSPPPQEMSSSRQKNAPFLFPRSESSVLPDPSRFFSHDLLSTPLPTNSFFQNFTLKNGDQAEYFHPYIIKPSPSSLSISYPTLSHNSAFIFEAFNADITISGSDGPDPHSRKTHLISSFSDLGVTLDFPSSNLRFFLVRGSPFITCSVSGTSSITISTIHAVLSFAGNSSSTKYTAKLNNNQTWLIYASSPVHLNQTGGSSINSGAGFSGILRFAVLPDPNPDFESILDRFSCCYPVSGDADLTKPFTLEYNWEKRGYGDLLMLAHPLHLKLLSTHDCSISVLESFRYRTIDGDLVGIIGDSWVLRPDPVSVTWHSIKGVDEDRREEIISALVKDVTDLDSSAPVTNSSYFYAKLIARAARLALIAEEVCYLDVIPAIRKYLKSMIEPWLDGTFEPNGFLYDPTWGGVITKQGSRDSGADFGFGIYNDHHYHLGYFLYAIAVMAKIDPLWGKRYRPQAYALMADFMTLGKKKGASFSSNSVYPRLRCFDLFKLHSWAGGLTEFADGRNQESTSEAVNAYYSAALLGLAYGDTHLVAAASTVLTLEIHAAKMWWQVKEGDTIYPADFTAENRVVGVLWSTKRDSGLWFAPKEWKECRLGIQLLPILPMSEILFSDVKFVKQLVNWTMPALSREGVGEGWKGFVYALESIYDKEGAMEKVRGLNGHDDGNSLTNLLWWIHSRGGDDDDDDDDEGGYGGHGGGGKYCSFGHYCN, from the exons ATGTTAAAGAAAGTGAGGCGAAAGGTCAAAGCCTTCGTCACCAAACCCTTTAAAAAGCCTAATAAGACCAGACCTTCAAGACCTCCATCACCagagccaccaccaccacctacTTCTCCTCTTCCTCAATCTCCACCACCTCAAGAAATGTCTTCCTCAAGACAAAAGAACGCTCCGTTTCTCTTCCCGAGATCCGAATCATCCGTCTTACCCGACCCGTCTCGTTTCTTCAGCCACGATCTCCTCTCAACTCCTCTCCCCACAAACTCCTTCTTCCAAAACTTCACCCTCAAAAACGGAGACCAAGCCGAGTACTTTCACCCTTACATCATCAAACCATCTCCTTCGTCTCTCTCCATCTCGTACCCAACTCTCTCTCACAACTCCGCCTTCATCTTCGAGGCTTTCAACGCCGACATCACAATCTCCGGGTCGGACGGACCCGACCCGCATTCGAGAAAGACTCATCTCATCTCTTCCTTCAGCGATCTCGGCGTCACTCTCGATTTCCCTTCCTCTAATCTCAGATTCTTCCTCGTCAGAGGAAGCCCCTTCATCACCTGTTCTGTCTCCGGCACCTCCTCGATCACAATCTCAACGATCCACGCGGTTTTGTCGTTTGCCGGGAACAGCTCATCAACAAAGTACACCGCGAAGCTCAACAACAACCAGACCTGGCTAATCTACGCCTCTTCCCCGGTTCACTTAAATCAAACCGGAGGCTCTTCGATTAATTCCGGTGCTGGATTTTCCGGTATTCTCCGGTTCGCCGTGCTACCTGATCCAAACCCGGATTTTGAATCAATCCTCGACCGGTTTAGCTGCTGTTACCCAGTCTCCGGCGACGCCGATCTCACAAAGCCGTTCACTTTGGAGTACAACTGGGAGAAGAGAGGCTACGGAGACCTCCTGATGCTCGCTCACCCTCTCCACCTCAAGCTTTTATCAACCCACGACTGCTCGATCTCCGTCCTAGAGAGCTTCCGTTACAGAACCATCGACGGCGACTTGGTAGGCATTATCGGAGATTCATGGGTTCTGAGACCCGACCCAGTTTCGGTGACGTGGCACTCCATCAAAGGAGTCGATGAAGATCGTCGCGAAGAGATCATCTCCGCTCTAGTTAAAGACGTTACCGACTTAGACTCCTCCGCTCCGGTGACGAACTCTTCCTACTTCTACGCGAAGCTGATCGCGCGAGCCGCGAGGCTAGCTCTCATCGCGGAAGAAGTCTGCTATTTGGACGTGATTCCGGCGATCAGGAAGTATCTGAAGAGCATGATCGAGCCGTGGCTAGACGGGACTTTCGAGCCGAACGGGTTCCTCTACGACCCCACGTGGGGAGGCGTGATCACGAAGCAAGGATCTCGAGACTCGGGAGCTGACTTCGGGTTCGGGATTTACAACGATCACCACTACCATCTCGGCTACTTCCTCTACGCGATTGCTGTGATGGCCAAGATCGATCCTTTGTGGGGGAAGAGGTACAGGCCTCAGGCGTATGCTCTGATGGCGGACTTCATGACGTTGGGGAAGAAGAAAGGAGCGAGCTTTAGTTCTAATTCGGTTTACCCGCGGTTGAGATGTTTTGATCTTTTTAAGCTTCATTCTTGGGCCGGTGGGTTGACGGAGTTCGCTGACGGGAGGAATCAGGAGAGCACGAGCGAGGCTGTGAACGCTTATTACTCAGCTGCTTTGTTGGGGTTGGCTTACGGGGATACGCATCTGGTGGCGGCTGCTTCGACGGTTTTGACGTTGGAGATTCACGCCGCGAAGATGTGGTGGCAG GTGAAAGAAGGCGACACTATTTACCCGGCAGACTTCACGGCGGAGAATCGTGTGGTTGGGGTATTATGGTCAACGAAGAGAGACAGTGGCCTATGGTTCGCGCCAAAGGAATGGAAAGAGTGTCGGCTTGGGATACAGTTATTACCGATACTTCCAATGTCGGAGATTCTGTTCTCGGATGTGAAGTTTGTGAAGCAGCTCGTGAATTGGACCATGCCGGCGTTGTCGAGAGAAGGCGTCGGAGAAGGGTGGAAAGGGTTTGTGTATGCTTTGGAAAGTATTTACGATAAAGAGGGAGCGATGGAGAAGGTTAGAGGATTAAATGGGCATGATGATGGGAACTCTCTGACTAATCTGTTGTGGTGGATTCATAGTAGAGGTGGTGATGACGATGACGACGATGACGATGAAGGTGGGTACGGTGGTCATGGTGGTGGCGGGAAGTATTGTTCGTTTGGTCATTATTGTAATTAG
- the LOC108870143 gene encoding LOW QUALITY PROTEIN: uncharacterized protein LOC108870143 (The sequence of the model RefSeq protein was modified relative to this genomic sequence to represent the inferred CDS: deleted 2 bases in 1 codon), whose protein sequence is MVTLAFGIINSLRKKLKKITWQCPDFVCLHIKSVKRMWTRLEIRGANWNLASRFDPKDKKNMNHMLQQMVGQTCIWNNDINITYLYVTFIQIQFAYDHHHYSDKTDEFCHS, encoded by the exons ATGGTGACGTTGGCTTTTGGAATCATCAACTCTCTGAGGAAAAAGTTGAAAAAA ATAACATGGCAATGTCCTGATTTTGTTTGCTTGCATATCAAGTCGGTCAAGCGGATGTGG ACGCGGTTGGAGATCCGAGGAGCCAATTGGAATCTGGCAAGTCGCTTCGACCCTAAAGATAAGAAGAACATGAACCACATGTTGCAGCAAATGGTTGGTCAAACGTGTATATGGAATAATGATATCAACATCACCTATTTGTATGTAACGTTTATACAAATCCAATTTGCATATGATCACCATCATTATTCTGACAAAACGGATGAGTTTTGTCACAGCTGA